TTCCGCTGAGAATTGATCTATGCAAaactccgacacggtactaccgcatacagggagcggtactaccgcgcagggagcggtactaccgcgcagggcgcggaagtaaaaaattaccttcgcccctacttccgctcatgctgctgTGCCTGGCCAGAggctacggtactaccgcgcccggggagcagtactaccgcaagggccgacggtactaccgtgggccactgcggtactactgctcccatgagcagtactaccgcatgccacaacacgacaaacactaggagtccttcattttgcacagACACGGATAAACAGTGGTTGCTCCAAAGGTGCAAAGGAAAGGGGTGCAAAAGGAATAgacatgtacgtgatgattccacccaaaccttttcaacgcggaccccctcttaatagtacggctttcctacgactcaactccaccgaaaagaaacgtggGGAAAACTCCGTCTTCACTAGACTCCGAGGGGcaacaaatcatcttgtgcctaaaTCATGAGATATTTGAAAagatcaatgcacacgattagtccgcaaatgcactgtcatcaatcaccaaaaccacttagggataaatatgcctttACACCTGCACTGCAACAACAGTTGCCTGTTGCAAAATTTAAGAGAGACAAGTGAGGTTACCTGGGTGAAGATGGGAAGGAGGCACTGCCGTGCCCTTGCTCTCCTTTTCGGCACATCAGAATTGGGTGACCTTAACACAGAGAAGCACAGGAAAGAGTAATCCATGGGTAAAGGGAAGTCTGGATTCCCAGAAGCAACCAATAGAGATTGCATATTACTTTGTATATAAATTAATGACTGAACCAAAATGTTGTGAAGTTAGGAGACTGTATACCTTCTTCACCCGGTCTAAAATCTCCACAAGTGGTAAAAGCTTCCTTCCCATGGTCAATCACAACAATTGCTGGCAGCTTTGAAAGCACCAAACCTGCTGGGAAAGGGTGGCTTGGATTACTACAGAAAAAAATCATGGTATTCTTATATGCACTTTGAAAGAAACATCCAGCAAAAAGAAATTTAATCATCTCTGTATGTCTTTGTATGTGATCTGAATACTTGATGTTTCCAATCACAATGGTAATGAAATACCCAAACCATGATGAATTCCTCAGGGATGAAAATTTTTGAGTTGAAAATTTAATGAAGCATAATCAAACATGGTCGGTTCCCAACCCATGTGACAAAAGGCATAGCATGGCTAGATCGAATATATAAGTCATGTAGATAGTTCATTATCACAATACACAAACACGCACACAATTGTTAAATGGCGTGAGCAATGCATAAACTTGTAAGATGTAAATAATGCACACTTTACCAATAAACAACAACACAGAAATACAAAGAGAAGATAGTGAAGAACAATCGGATCGCCTGGACAATATGTCGAATACCTTTGATGCAGGCATCATATGCGGGGGAAGCAACGGGACGATAACCCTGAGAAGACACGCGCCTTGCCACCGGCGTCACCAAAGATGCCGATGGCCATGCTGTCGGCAAGGCCGCAGGAGAGGTGCGTGTAACCATAGAAGAGGAAGTAGGGCTTGAACCTGGGGTTGATCCTAGTGAAGATGATGACTGTGGTGATGAGGGCGTAGATCCTAAGCGCCCCGCCATGACAACATTCACAATGGACTTCATGACCAGCTCCGGGTGCAGCACCCCCATGGACGCGATGCACACCCCGCTCTTGGCCGTCCCATACACCTCGATCAGCGGTTGACAAAATACAAAGAATGGGAGAAGAGTGGGGGCTATCGGCGCCAGGGATGACCTCCTCTGGGCGCGGCTGTCAAAGGCaaggaagaggagagagagaggaggctgtCAGGGAAGGGGAGAGGAGGTCAGGAGGAGGCCACTCGATGGGAAAGTTTCCTTCCTAGGGAAGGAAGCGTGGCGTGTCCGATTCGCTACGTCTTTCTTTCTTTGGCATTTTTCTCTCCCAACAGTCTACAAATGACGTGGCACTTGTCATCCTCCCACTGACCCTGACCATTTCGAGGAACCACTAATGAACAATTTGCAAAATAATTAACCAGTcaaaagtaataaaaataaatgtTGGGGGGCATGATGAAGACATAATCCCattgaaaagaaaaacaaatcaATATGTACATTTTTTAACTTCAGACATAACTTTGAGAGGTTAGATTACTCAGCGTGTGACCTTGGATTGATCTGAATAAAAAATACGCAAACCAATCATTGCAACCATCATTCATTGACTGAATGCACATATTCAGTACATGCATGATAAAATGGCGTCAATTGACATCTTAGTTTTCAAGTGTACTTCAGGGCTCTGCCCACTAATTTTCAGCAACACAATAGCTCTAGTGAAAGAAGAATGCGAGAAATTGTAGCACTGTCAGTCATGGCACCCAAGCATCAAGAATTTGATTAACCGGGAAGGTTCCATAGGATTCCATAGGATAAACATCGTCCTAGTAATAAGAACATAAGAGTATATAAAAAATCCATACCACTGCAACAACCAGTATATGCAATTTGGAGCAAAAAGTATTTGCAATGAACTTGTTCACACAAAACCACAGCAAATGTCATTTCTAGCTAGTGTTTATGAAAATGTACCTACTCTGTAAGATAGCCAACTTCTTACCGATTTTAGATTAAGACTAATTATTTTCGACATAATACAGATACTGTGAATCATAAAACAATTTAAATAGTGCACCAAGTTATGCTTTTCTCCTAAACTAATAGAAAAATCTAGCTAATCACATTGATATGCACTGTATACAAGGTGCACTTGCAAGGATCAATATTGGTAAATTCTCTATAGAAATAATGTTTTCCCCTTACAAACTCATATTGATAGAAAAAAGATAGCGGGAAATCATCAACAAGGCCAATTCAGAAAAGAACAACTTGTATTATAAAGAATGGAGGAGAGTCTATATTGCGTGCGTTGATTTTCATTGAATgcataaaaataattcaaacaacacAATAAACCAGGTCAAAATAAATGGAGACTATTGTTGCAACGCTGAAGAAAAAAGGATACATACTAAAGGAATTATATGAATGATGAAAATTGTCATTTCGTCTCCAAAGATTCCTCTGAATCCCACTGGTTGTTTTCCAGTGCTTGGTGTAGAGATTTTGAAGGCATTTTCACTTCAAAATTGGGATAGAAAGCTACGGAGAACCTCCAAAAAGAAGCAGCGTGTCCCCTTTTCTCATGCCGAAAAGCTATTTGTTATATTAGTAAGGTCCATTAGATCTAGTCAAGAAGAAAGCAACATGTGCTCCTTATATTTTCTCAAGTAGTATAACCTTGCCAATTCTGGCAACTTCTTTGATCCCAAATTTGCTCAGGTTCCACTATACATCAACACTTTTTCCAGGATCTCTAGTTACCTTTGGCATGACTCAGAAATAGAGAGGATACTTGGCGATGCTTGGCTTTAATAAAAGATATAAATATATACAAGTGATAATGTAAGTGATCTGCAAGATAAGACACATCATGGACTTTACCTCAATAGTTAGCGTATGGTCGGAAAGATCAAGCACTTTTACTCTGAAAATATCAACCAAACCCATCATCTGCATGTAAAATTAAAGAAATAAGTAGAGTACCCAAACtatacccccaccccaccccaaagAACTTGAACTGAAAGATGTAAATTTGAGCATCACATCCACAAATTAAATACTATAAGCTTTTACCACAAGACCTATTTTGCCTCTACATTTAGTTTTATAAGCATGAGCTCTCTTTCAACTTGCGGTTCCTTTGACAAATCGTCAACCTTTTCAATCGATATATAAAACTATGAATATCAGATATTGTGATGACTATTAGTTACTATTTGTTAGCAAACATTTTTAGTATTCACAGGATACCGAAAGAAGAAAATGTTGACCTGTATATAACACGTTTGTAAAGCTGCTCCACGACTTGTGTGAGTATTTCCTCCATTCCTAATTCCAGTATGGTGAACAACGCTTTGTCCTTGTTGAGCCCAACCATCAATGACCCAATATTGTACGACCCCGAAATTCCGATTGATCACCGGACTCTCATCCACAACAAAAGCTCATATCCTGTGGTGCTTGAGGAAGAAATGCATCCCGTTTGTTCCAATCTTCACCCTCTTCAGCCGATTTCTTGATTTTGAACGCCCACAACTCTTGATTGGCCGAGCCAGACACCACAAACTTCTCGCTAGAATCAACATCCATCGACCATATCTTGTTGTGATGGCCACCTACAGTTTGAAGGCATTGTTGTGTGTCGAGGTCCGAGACCCAGATAATCTTTTCCTTGGAGCAGGTCACCAGCTTCTTACTCGAATCCAGGAACACAAAATTAGTCACCTGCAGCCTCCCCAAATTAGAATTATTGGGCTATGGCAACGAATGGGGTCATAGAGAGGCATGAAACCATATCCAAACCTGACCATGGTGGCCATGACGTCGGAACAAGCCGTGTTGCAGAACAACGTCCCAGAGGTCCTTGCGGTCGAAGGCGAGGACGACACCGGAGGGAGCAAAGCGTAGGGCGGAAGTAGCAGAGCGGTGGACATGAGGCGCGCCCTTGGTCTCGCCGAGATGGACACAGATGAACGAGGCGGCAGCTGGAGGTGATGGCGGGATCTAGTCCAGACAACCGCCCAGCCGCCGCGCCATCTTCGCTCTTCTCTGCCCGTGACGGCCGATGTGTCTGCTCTCGTGACACGCCGATCTGCCGTtggctgctgctcctcctccactGCCGGCCGCCGCAGCTCTCCACAGATGTTGCGGGCATGAGCCTTCCTCTCCCACCGAGGAGGAATAGGAGGAGGCGGCTGCGGCTGAGGGAGAGGTGGAGGCGGCATGTGGGGGAGAGGTGGAGATGACCTACGCGTGCGACCCGATGAGGAGCTGCCTTCGTTGGGAAGGAAACAAATTAATCGGTGCATTTACC
The sequence above is a segment of the Triticum dicoccoides isolate Atlit2015 ecotype Zavitan chromosome 1A, WEW_v2.0, whole genome shotgun sequence genome. Coding sequences within it:
- the LOC119363202 gene encoding uncharacterized protein LOC119363202 isoform X2 — translated: MGVLHPELVMKSIVNVVMAGRLGSTPSSPQSSSSLGSTPGSSPTSSSMVTRTSPAALPTAWPSASLVTPVARRVSSQGYRPVASPAYDACIKGLVLSKLPAIVVIDHGKEAFTTCGDFRPGEEGHPILMCRKGEQGHGSASFPSSPRFVSQDFVYYEMLSTHIGTHA
- the LOC119363202 gene encoding uncharacterized protein LOC119363202 isoform X1 encodes the protein MGVLHPELVMKSIVNVVMAGRLGSTPSSPQSSSSLGSTPGSSPTSSSMVTRTSPAALPTAWPSASLVTPVARRVSSQGYRPVASPAYDACIKGLVLSKLPAIVVIDHGKEAFTTCGDFRPGEEGHPILMCRKGEQGHGSASFPSSPRHKMICCPSESSEDGVFPTFLFGGVES